In a single window of the Chelonia mydas isolate rCheMyd1 chromosome 8, rCheMyd1.pri.v2, whole genome shotgun sequence genome:
- the RBM22 gene encoding pre-mRNA-splicing factor RBM22, producing MPGSRPFFLSRCMPGRWRSGARARFRPGLAAAATGAGSKMATSLGSNTYNRQNWEDADFPILCQTCLGENPYIRMTKEKYGKECKICARPFTVFRWCPGVRMRFKKTEVCQTCSKLKNVCQTCLLDLEYGLPIQVRDAGLSFKDDMPKSDVNKEYYTQNMEREISNSDGTRPVGALGKATSTSDMLLKLARTTPYYKRNRPHICSFWVKGECKRGEECPYRHEKPTDPDDPLADQNIKDRYYGINDPVADKLLKRASTMPRLDPPDDKTITTLYVGGLGDTITETDLRNHFYQFGEIRTITVVQRQQCAFIQFATRQAAEVAAEKSFNKLIVNGRRLNVKWGRSQAARGKEKEKEGTTESGIKLEPVPGLPGALPPPPAAEEEASANYFNLPPSGPPAVVNIALPPPPGIAPPPPPGFGPHMFHTMGPPPPFMRAPGPIHYPSQDPQRMGAHAGKHNTP from the exons ATGCCGGGGTCACGGCCCTTCTTCCTTTCGCGGTGCATGCCGGGCCGCTGGCGGAGCGGCGCGCGCGCGCGCTTCCGTCCGGGCCTTGCGGCTGCGGCCACCGGGGCTGGTTCCAAGATGGCGACGTCCCTGGGCTCCAACACCTACAACCGGCAGAACTGGGAGGACGCG GACTTCCCCATTCTGTGTCAGACATGCCTTGGAGAAAACCCCTATATCAGAATG ACCAAAGAGAAATATGGAAAAGAATGCAAG ATTTGTGCCAGGCCCTTCACAGTGTTTCGCTGGTGCCCAGGTGTTCGAATGCGCTTTAAGAAGACAGAAGTGTGCCAAACATGTAGCAAGCTGAAGAATGTGTGTCAGACCTGCCTGCTTGACCTGGAATATG GTCTACCTATTCAGGTTCGAGATGCAGGACTCTCTTTTAAGGATGACATGCCTAAATCTGATGTCAATAAAGAGTATTACACCCAGAACATGGAGAGAGAA ATTTCAAACTCTGATGGCACAAGACCAGTTGGTGCTCTAGGAAAAGCTACTTCTACCAGTGACATGTTGCTTAAACTGGCTCGGACCACCCCTTACTATAAACGCAACCGACCCCACATCTGTTCTTTTTGGGTGAAAGGAGAATGCAAGAGAGGGGAAGAGTGTCCCTACAG ACACGAGAAACCTACAGACCCAGATGATCCTCTGGCCGATCAGAACATCAAAGATCGTTATTATGGTATTAATGATCCTGTAGCTGATAAGCTTCTGAAACGGGCTTCAACCATGCCTCGTCTGGACCCACCTGATGACAAGACCATTACCACACTATATGTAGGAGGCCTGGGAGACACCATCACCGAGACTGATCTGAG AAATCACTTCTACCAGTTTGGAGAGATCCGGACGATAACCGtggtacagaggcagcagtgtgcattcATCCAGTTCGCGACACGGCAAGCTGCAGAAGTGGCTGCTGAGAAATCCTTTAACAAGCTTATTGTCAATGGACGCAGACTCAACGTCAAGTGGGGGAG GTCCCAAGCAGcaagagggaaagagaaggagaaagaaggtACTACAGAATCTGGTATAAAGCTGGAGCCAGTCCCAGGACTACCTGGAG ctcttccccctcctccagctgcagaagAAGAAGCATCTGCAAATTACTTCAACCTACCTCCCAGTGGCCCTCCAGCCGTGGTTAACATTGCCCTGCCACCACCCCCTGGCATTGCTCCGCCCCCACCTCCAG gttttggaCCGCACATGTTCCACACCATGGGGCCTCCACCTCCCTTCATGAGAGCCCCAGGCCCCATCCACTACCCTTCTCAAGATCCACAGAGGATGGGTGCCCACGCTGGGAAGCACAACACTCCCTAG